A genomic stretch from Desulfohalobium retbaense DSM 5692 includes:
- a CDS encoding ISL3 family transposase: MLVSQLTKLTLDIQGFRVGRVQGDTSGITVDIAPDRRHLLFCSRCGGAAKYRDTLTIRYFRHVPLWGIPVWLRYSPRRVRCGHCGVKVEYFPWSTGKHRFTTAFAHFLASWARLLPWKHVAQLFGCSWGTVAAAVDQIVEYGLAHQDLSNLTHIGIDEISREKGQVYLTNVYDLNTSRLVWSGEKRTKATITNFFTSLGPSKTDKLEGVCCDMWEPYTQVVQDKAPKATMVFDKFHIVRHLNEAVDQVRRDEIREKGQKHKDLVKDTRYIWLKNPWNLTDKQASRLSALEKLNLKINRAYLLKESFRQFWSYECRTSAKDFLDKWFWWATHSRLKPMRNFAWMLRRKEENILSYFDMPISNGSVEGLNNKAKVISHRAYGFRSAKNYIRNLYHCMGGLPEPQIMHRFV; this comes from the coding sequence ATGCTCGTGTCCCAGTTAACCAAATTGACGCTGGATATTCAAGGATTTCGTGTCGGTCGGGTTCAGGGTGATACGAGCGGGATCACCGTAGATATAGCCCCAGACCGGCGTCATCTGCTCTTTTGCAGCCGCTGCGGTGGCGCTGCCAAGTATCGGGATACCCTTACAATTCGCTATTTTCGCCATGTCCCTCTTTGGGGGATCCCTGTATGGCTCCGGTACAGCCCCCGCAGAGTTCGGTGCGGACATTGCGGCGTCAAGGTGGAGTATTTCCCCTGGAGCACTGGCAAACATCGGTTCACAACGGCTTTTGCCCACTTCCTGGCTTCGTGGGCCCGGTTACTGCCCTGGAAACATGTAGCACAGCTTTTTGGTTGCTCCTGGGGTACCGTGGCCGCTGCTGTTGACCAGATTGTCGAGTATGGTCTGGCCCATCAAGATCTCTCGAATCTGACGCACATTGGGATTGACGAAATCTCCCGAGAAAAGGGCCAAGTATACCTAACCAATGTCTACGACCTGAATACCTCCAGACTCGTATGGAGCGGGGAAAAACGGACAAAGGCAACAATCACCAACTTCTTCACTTCGCTAGGTCCTAGCAAGACCGATAAGCTTGAAGGGGTCTGTTGCGACATGTGGGAGCCGTATACCCAGGTCGTTCAAGACAAGGCCCCGAAAGCGACGATGGTCTTCGACAAATTCCACATTGTCCGGCATCTCAATGAAGCCGTTGACCAGGTCCGTAGAGACGAGATCCGGGAAAAGGGCCAAAAGCACAAGGATCTGGTTAAAGACACCCGATATATCTGGCTCAAGAACCCGTGGAACCTGACTGACAAGCAGGCATCTCGGTTGAGTGCACTGGAAAAACTCAATCTCAAAATCAACAGGGCGTATTTACTCAAGGAATCATTTCGCCAGTTCTGGTCGTATGAGTGCAGGACTTCAGCCAAAGATTTCCTCGACAAGTGGTTCTGGTGGGCGACGCATTCCAGGCTGAAGCCAATGCGAAATTTTGCTTGGATGCTGCGCCGCAAAGAAGAAAATATTCTCAGTTATTTCGATATGCCCATCAGCAATGGCTCGGTGGAAGGCCTCAACAATAAGGCTAAAGTCATTAGTCACAGAGCATACGGGTTCAGGTCGGCCAAGAACTACATCCGGAATCTGTACCATTGCATGGGCGGGCTACCTGAACCCCAAATTATGCACAGATTTGTGTGA
- the tnpC gene encoding IS66 family transposase — translation MNTKDLPNDTQELKKIISDYQYHVSYLKEKIDLLQKAIFGTKSEKSSNAQSLENHLPLPGFEMAEPESKEQHSVTVPEHTRQKRGRKPLPPDLPREEIVHDISEEDKVCACGTSLTCIGQEVSEKLHYVPSRLCVHKHIRRKYACRGCEGVESQQGAVVTAPMPAQLIPQGIATPSLLAHILVAKFVDALPFYRQEKQFARLGVDLSRSTMVAWAMSAARACEPLLGLFKKDLLADHFLGIDETPVQVLNESGKANTTKSYMWVFLGGSAERPTVLYQYHPSRSGKALDFLQNFTGYIQTDGYAAYEALGERPGITHVGCLAHVRRKFMDVIKISKRAKAKGGVAQEVLDRIAQLYNLEQTLAQQKLEPGRIKEQREQYAVPILDEIKSILDQGSLSTPPKSQLGKAIAYALNQWDRVVRYVEHGRIRPDNNLVENAIRPFALGRKNWLFAGHPNGAHAGALFFSLMETAKLNGLEPYAYLCHLFEHLPRAQDEQDVQALLPQHIDPALIQTPSAG, via the coding sequence ATGAACACGAAAGACCTTCCCAACGACACACAAGAGCTGAAAAAAATCATTTCTGACTATCAGTACCACGTATCGTATTTAAAAGAGAAAATTGACCTTCTGCAAAAAGCGATATTTGGCACGAAGTCTGAAAAAAGCTCGAATGCACAATCTTTGGAAAACCACCTGCCTTTGCCTGGTTTTGAGATGGCAGAGCCCGAATCCAAAGAACAGCACAGCGTTACCGTTCCCGAGCATACCCGCCAAAAACGCGGCAGAAAGCCTCTTCCCCCTGATCTGCCTCGCGAGGAGATCGTCCACGACATCTCTGAGGAAGACAAGGTCTGCGCTTGCGGTACCTCACTGACTTGTATCGGCCAGGAAGTCAGCGAAAAGCTGCACTATGTGCCCTCACGCCTTTGTGTGCACAAGCATATCCGCCGCAAATACGCCTGTCGGGGCTGTGAGGGCGTCGAAAGCCAGCAGGGAGCTGTGGTCACCGCGCCCATGCCGGCCCAGCTGATCCCGCAGGGGATTGCCACCCCCAGCTTGCTGGCGCACATCCTGGTGGCCAAGTTTGTGGACGCCTTGCCGTTTTATCGCCAGGAGAAACAGTTTGCCAGACTGGGCGTCGATCTCTCCCGCTCCACCATGGTGGCGTGGGCCATGTCTGCAGCCAGGGCCTGTGAGCCCTTGCTCGGCTTGTTTAAAAAAGATCTGCTGGCTGATCACTTCCTGGGCATCGACGAAACCCCGGTGCAAGTACTCAACGAATCGGGCAAAGCCAACACCACCAAATCCTACATGTGGGTCTTTCTGGGCGGATCGGCTGAGCGCCCCACCGTGTTGTATCAATACCATCCCAGCCGCAGCGGCAAGGCGCTGGACTTCCTCCAGAACTTTACTGGATATATCCAAACCGATGGGTATGCCGCCTACGAAGCCCTGGGCGAACGGCCGGGGATCACCCATGTGGGCTGCCTGGCCCATGTCCGTCGCAAATTTATGGATGTTATCAAGATCTCCAAACGGGCAAAGGCCAAAGGCGGCGTTGCCCAGGAGGTCCTCGATCGCATCGCCCAACTCTACAACCTGGAGCAGACGCTGGCCCAGCAAAAACTGGAACCGGGTCGGATCAAAGAGCAGCGGGAACAATATGCTGTCCCCATACTGGATGAAATCAAATCAATCCTGGACCAAGGATCGCTGAGCACTCCTCCCAAAAGCCAGTTGGGCAAGGCCATCGCGTATGCCCTGAACCAGTGGGACCGCGTGGTGCGTTATGTGGAACACGGTAGGATCAGGCCGGACAACAACCTTGTTGAAAATGCCATCCGACCCTTTGCCCTGGGCCGGAAGAACTGGCTGTTCGCCGGCCATCCCAATGGCGCCCACGCCGGAGCCCTGTTTTTCTCCTTGATGGAAACCGCCAAGCTAAACGGCCTGGAGCCCTATGCCTATCTGTGCCATCTCTTTGAGCACCTGCCCCGGGCTCAGGATGAGCAGGATGTTCAAGCACTCCTGCCCCAGCACATCGATCCCGCCCTGATCCAAACGCCTTCCGCAGGCTAG
- the istB gene encoding IS21-like element helper ATPase IstB yields MQPKPDITPLLKKLRLSGMLDSLEVRNKQAISEKMPYTEFLSLLLSDEVARRDQKKFTSRMRKAGFKSSKTLEEFDFDFNPKIDRNQLYDLATCQFIHEKACVLMTGPCGTGKSHIAQALGHYAIRRGFDVRFITQTKLLSTLHGARATQTYAKKFKALAQVPLLVIDDFGLKPVRPPHDEDLHELVAHRYEHAATIITSNLDFLEWDRAFENKLLGSATIDRLRHDAHLVYLDGPSYRTPKPNQSVKKAPPKTPKRPKKWGVRNRKNGYSKWLH; encoded by the coding sequence ATGCAGCCCAAACCAGACATAACCCCTTTACTCAAAAAACTGCGCCTTTCCGGTATGTTGGACTCACTGGAGGTCCGGAATAAACAGGCGATTTCAGAAAAGATGCCCTATACCGAGTTCCTGTCGCTGCTTTTGAGTGACGAAGTCGCCCGCCGGGACCAGAAGAAGTTCACCTCCCGGATGCGCAAGGCGGGCTTTAAAAGCAGTAAGACATTGGAAGAATTCGATTTTGACTTCAACCCCAAGATCGACAGAAACCAACTCTACGACTTGGCCACCTGTCAGTTCATCCATGAAAAGGCCTGCGTGCTCATGACAGGCCCCTGTGGTACCGGCAAGAGCCATATAGCCCAGGCTCTGGGCCACTACGCCATACGACGGGGCTTTGATGTGCGCTTCATCACCCAGACCAAGCTGCTGTCCACTCTGCACGGCGCCAGGGCCACGCAGACGTATGCCAAAAAGTTCAAGGCCCTGGCACAGGTCCCGCTCCTGGTTATCGACGATTTTGGGCTCAAGCCGGTCCGGCCCCCGCACGATGAGGATCTGCATGAGCTCGTGGCCCACAGATACGAACACGCGGCCACCATCATCACCAGCAACCTCGACTTTCTGGAATGGGACCGGGCGTTTGAGAATAAGCTCCTGGGGTCAGCCACCATCGACAGGCTCCGTCATGACGCACACCTAGTCTACTTGGACGGGCCGAGCTACAGGACCCCGAAACCCAACCAAAGCGTAAAAAAAGCACCACCCAAAACACCAAAACGGCCTAAAAAATGGGGGGTTCGCAACCGCAAAAATGGCTACTCAAAGTGGCTCCATTAG
- the istA gene encoding IS21 family transposase: MYQYQHVLHRMRLGDSDRQIQKAGLMGRRKAATVRQKAREQGWLDPACPIPQEADLQATFGSQSAATAMSKLEPHKERVARWYAQGIQGSTIHNALRRDHGFTGAYSCVRRYLKTLKNKEPKTTVRLIFKPGESAQVDFGKGPDFNDPHTGSPVKSWIFVMTLAWSRHMYAEIVPDQTIETWLGCHRRAFEFFNGVPTQVRIDNLKSAITSASYYEPKVQRSYEDLALGYGFKIDPCPVQDPQKKGRVESGVKYVKNTFVPLRRHRSMAESNRQLLVWIMDVAGNRIHGTTHEKPLERFEHTERFVLQPLPAIAPELAVWQQCKLHGDCHICLKKCFYSAPYIYANQTLWVKTLEKTVAIYKDHQLVAAHPRLFKPGQQSTNKDHYPPEAQAYLMRDPQWCVAQAEKIGPSCRAVIDALFADRVLHNLRAAQGLISLKKAYGAKSLELACKRAVAYLSPTYRTVKSILKQGLEQEPIETQTQLPLDEVYTGKGKHTRPPTDMFQ, from the coding sequence ATGTATCAGTATCAGCATGTTTTGCACCGGATGCGCTTGGGCGATTCTGACCGGCAGATCCAGAAAGCTGGGCTCATGGGGCGCCGCAAGGCGGCTACCGTCAGACAGAAGGCTCGAGAGCAGGGTTGGCTTGACCCTGCGTGCCCCATTCCGCAAGAGGCGGACCTGCAAGCGACTTTTGGCTCCCAATCCGCAGCAACCGCGATGTCAAAGCTCGAACCGCACAAAGAGAGGGTCGCACGCTGGTATGCACAGGGTATCCAGGGTTCTACCATCCATAACGCCTTGCGCCGCGATCACGGCTTCACCGGAGCGTATTCCTGTGTGCGCCGCTACCTCAAGACCCTCAAGAACAAGGAACCAAAAACGACGGTTCGGCTCATCTTTAAACCCGGGGAATCCGCCCAGGTGGACTTCGGTAAAGGACCTGATTTTAACGATCCCCATACCGGCAGCCCCGTTAAAAGCTGGATCTTCGTTATGACCCTGGCCTGGAGTCGGCACATGTATGCTGAGATTGTGCCCGATCAAACTATCGAAACCTGGCTGGGCTGCCACCGGCGGGCCTTCGAGTTTTTCAACGGCGTTCCAACCCAGGTACGCATCGACAACCTCAAATCCGCCATCACCAGTGCCAGCTACTATGAGCCGAAAGTACAGCGTTCGTATGAGGATCTGGCGCTTGGCTACGGCTTCAAGATCGATCCCTGTCCCGTCCAGGACCCACAAAAAAAGGGCCGGGTGGAGTCAGGGGTCAAATACGTCAAAAATACCTTTGTCCCCTTGCGCAGGCATCGGAGCATGGCGGAAAGCAACCGTCAGCTCTTGGTATGGATCATGGATGTGGCTGGCAATCGCATCCACGGCACCACTCATGAAAAGCCCCTGGAACGGTTTGAGCACACCGAGCGTTTTGTGTTGCAGCCCTTGCCCGCTATCGCGCCAGAGCTGGCGGTGTGGCAGCAATGCAAGCTCCACGGAGACTGTCACATCTGCCTAAAAAAGTGTTTTTATTCAGCGCCCTACATCTATGCCAATCAAACTCTCTGGGTCAAAACCCTGGAGAAGACCGTCGCCATCTACAAAGACCACCAGTTGGTGGCGGCGCACCCCCGACTGTTTAAGCCAGGTCAGCAATCCACCAACAAGGACCATTATCCGCCAGAGGCCCAGGCCTATCTAATGCGCGATCCCCAGTGGTGCGTGGCCCAAGCAGAGAAGATCGGCCCGTCCTGTCGGGCGGTGATTGACGCGCTCTTCGCCGACAGGGTCCTGCACAATCTGCGTGCAGCCCAGGGGCTCATAAGCCTCAAGAAGGCGTATGGGGCCAAATCCCTGGAACTGGCCTGCAAACGTGCCGTAGCCTATCTGAGCCCTACATACCGCACTGTAAAGAGCATTCTTAAACAAGGTCTGGAGCAGGAGCCCATTGAAACCCAAACCCAGTTGCCGCTGGATGAGGTGTATACCGGTAAAGGCAAGCATACCCGACCCCCAACTGATATGTTCCAATAA
- a CDS encoding flagellar brake protein yields the protein MPELESLYAITSPRRARLIAPLRDGGTAEVHGRVIAFATEEPPVLRFTCDGTSRRDRPSAMNFAPDENYELLTGVDFRSITLQARLHGVESEDKVLLRAQEITKSEQRREYFRVRADFTVQVMPAEAHPNRHVAQVVCARDISGGGMRMWTRVPLRPGTKLRLNFDLAEFARQPIQCYAIVVRCKSPGEGYDVAVTFEDLDGEYHDAIMAFCFAKQREQLRNQVRVRDFE from the coding sequence ATGCCAGAACTTGAATCATTGTACGCCATTACCTCCCCCCGGCGGGCTAGGTTGATCGCGCCACTTCGTGATGGAGGCACGGCCGAAGTGCATGGGCGCGTTATCGCCTTTGCTACTGAAGAGCCTCCAGTGTTGCGCTTTACCTGCGATGGGACTAGCCGCCGGGACCGCCCTTCGGCCATGAATTTCGCGCCTGATGAAAACTATGAACTTCTCACCGGGGTCGATTTCCGCTCCATTACCCTCCAGGCCAGGCTCCATGGCGTTGAATCCGAGGATAAAGTTTTGCTCCGGGCGCAAGAAATTACGAAATCCGAACAGCGCCGGGAATATTTTCGGGTCCGTGCTGATTTTACTGTCCAGGTTATGCCGGCCGAGGCGCATCCGAACCGCCACGTTGCGCAAGTGGTCTGTGCTCGGGATATCAGTGGTGGGGGCATGCGTATGTGGACTCGAGTCCCTTTACGTCCGGGCACGAAACTTCGCCTGAATTTCGATTTGGCTGAATTCGCCCGCCAACCCATCCAATGCTATGCTATTGTGGTGCGCTGTAAATCACCCGGGGAAGGGTATGACGTAGCCGTGACCTTTGAAGATCTCGACGGGGAGTATCACGACGCGATCATGGCTTTTTGTTTTGCCAAGCAGCGCGAGCAATTGCGAAACCAGGTCCGCGTGCGTGATTTTGAGTGA
- a CDS encoding IS110 family transposase: MKCHLANHTIGVDLGDKQNVVCVLDWNGDIATTFKVTNTKTAMRKRFAAYSGAFVAIEAGTHSAWISRLLKELGCAVVVGNPRKLRCIWQEPIKT, translated from the coding sequence ATGAAGTGCCATTTAGCAAATCATACCATCGGTGTCGATCTCGGTGACAAGCAGAACGTCGTATGCGTGTTGGACTGGAACGGGGACATTGCCACCACCTTTAAGGTGACCAATACCAAGACTGCGATGCGTAAACGGTTTGCTGCCTACTCAGGAGCCTTTGTTGCCATTGAGGCGGGGACACACTCTGCCTGGATCAGCCGCCTGCTCAAAGAGCTTGGTTGCGCAGTTGTCGTCGGCAACCCTCGCAAACTCCGCTGCATTTGGCAGGAGCCGATCAAAACGTAA
- a CDS encoding four helix bundle protein produces the protein MRYHQFEELPCWPEARSLCQAVSDIVYTTKLREDFSLKDQIRRSSGYVMDNIAEGFDDGSAKEFIRFLGYAQRSCGEVQSQLYRAYDFSGSSHKSVPDLRPKT, from the coding sequence ATGCGGTATCATCAGTTTGAAGAGCTGCCATGTTGGCCAGAAGCACGGAGTTTGTGTCAGGCAGTGAGTGATATCGTGTATACAACAAAGTTGCGAGAAGATTTTAGTCTAAAGGATCAGATCAGACGGTCGTCAGGATATGTCATGGATAATATTGCCGAAGGGTTTGATGACGGATCAGCCAAGGAATTTATACGATTTCTGGGTTATGCTCAACGCTCTTGTGGCGAAGTTCAATCGCAGCTCTACCGGGCCTATGATTTTTCAGGTTCCTCACACAAATCTGTGCCTGACTTGAGGCCAAAAACTTGA
- the fliS gene encoding flagellar export chaperone FliS produces MQPVNPYQQNQVHTAPREDILLQLFEGAIIRLKQAQDYKIKNQIGKAREQRIKAFDIISYLDATLDANADQELVDSLHSLYDFMLREITQASLNDDFERLDNVVDVLSTLFEGWKDAVAEYKKSQHQHKPLGGPSYGQAENYGDMRSYEGSR; encoded by the coding sequence ATGCAACCAGTGAATCCCTACCAGCAAAATCAAGTGCATACAGCACCCCGTGAAGATATCCTGCTCCAACTTTTTGAAGGGGCGATTATTCGCCTCAAACAAGCCCAAGATTACAAAATAAAAAACCAGATCGGAAAAGCCCGTGAGCAACGAATAAAAGCGTTTGACATTATAAGTTATCTGGACGCCACCCTAGATGCGAATGCCGATCAGGAACTGGTCGATTCCCTGCACAGTCTGTATGATTTTATGCTCCGGGAAATTACCCAGGCTTCGCTCAATGACGATTTTGAACGCCTTGATAATGTGGTGGATGTGCTCAGTACCCTTTTTGAGGGCTGGAAGGATGCTGTGGCTGAGTACAAGAAGTCACAGCATCAGCACAAGCCGCTGGGTGGACCGAGTTACGGGCAGGCGGAGAATTATGGAGATATGCGGAGCTACGAAGGCTCTCGGTGA
- the tnpB gene encoding IS66 family insertion sequence element accessory protein TnpB (TnpB, as the term is used for proteins encoded by IS66 family insertion elements, is considered an accessory protein, since TnpC, encoded by a neighboring gene, is a DDE family transposase.): MILGQSQANVYLVTGYTDMRKAINGLSIMVQAQLEHDPFSGHLFVFCNRKQTMIKILYWDLNGFCLWQKKLEKHIFQWPQSEKEVLAVRKRELLWLLDGLDLAKTKGHNRLNYNTLF, translated from the coding sequence GTGATCTTGGGGCAGAGCCAGGCCAATGTCTATCTGGTCACTGGCTACACGGACATGCGCAAGGCCATCAACGGTCTCTCCATAATGGTCCAGGCCCAACTGGAACACGATCCTTTTTCTGGCCATCTCTTTGTCTTTTGCAACCGTAAACAAACCATGATTAAAATCCTTTACTGGGATCTCAATGGCTTTTGTTTATGGCAAAAAAAGCTCGAAAAACACATCTTCCAATGGCCTCAGTCGGAAAAAGAGGTCTTAGCGGTTCGGAAACGCGAACTTCTCTGGCTTCTGGACGGGCTAGACCTGGCAAAAACAAAAGGCCATAACAGACTCAACTACAACACATTATTCTAA
- a CDS encoding flagellar hook-length control protein FliK: MQLPAAPPPGVSITLQPAAQQQPVPTNVQQDVQLLDLKPYQIVLASVVRGGMDKAELELGRQRFTAVTRVPLTTGQRIQAEVVRTSPFIELRLVDQTALKNLFQALHHLQSKFDLSGFLGLDKLSSLLQGHSRGAEMESTLQQAGTLLGLGGSPDANVLSSLLRLLGLDTEHRLAQGQADRAMATLKATLHTLAQAGQGQEAGDRAEKLVDQLELFQLCRVRLAQLGKEWLPLPLPFLDQGYLVAERGADQSGQEQQGQEDDIEPWTVGLFLQLQELGALNIHVVSQGGGINVRVLCETREAAHQFETARQELVDTVQALPVKKLQIGIGAEDPSQHLLRLIVPEGERSFEAWV; encoded by the coding sequence ATGCAACTCCCTGCTGCGCCCCCGCCGGGGGTCTCCATTACCCTCCAGCCGGCTGCCCAGCAGCAGCCCGTGCCGACCAACGTCCAGCAGGACGTCCAACTCCTTGATCTCAAGCCCTATCAGATCGTGCTCGCCTCCGTGGTCCGTGGCGGTATGGACAAGGCCGAACTCGAACTCGGCCGGCAACGCTTCACTGCCGTGACCCGAGTGCCGCTGACCACCGGCCAGCGTATCCAGGCCGAAGTGGTGCGCACCTCCCCGTTTATCGAGCTCCGTCTTGTGGATCAGACCGCGCTCAAAAATCTTTTCCAAGCCTTGCACCATCTGCAAAGTAAGTTCGATCTGAGTGGCTTTCTGGGCCTGGACAAGCTCAGCAGCTTGTTGCAGGGCCATTCCCGCGGTGCCGAGATGGAGTCCACCTTGCAACAGGCTGGGACGCTCTTGGGTCTGGGCGGCAGCCCAGACGCCAACGTACTTAGCAGTCTGCTCAGGCTGCTCGGCCTGGACACCGAGCACCGTTTGGCCCAGGGGCAGGCGGATCGGGCTATGGCCACACTCAAGGCGACCTTGCACACTTTGGCGCAGGCCGGGCAGGGCCAGGAGGCTGGAGACCGGGCGGAAAAGCTGGTGGACCAGTTGGAGCTCTTTCAGCTCTGCCGAGTCCGGTTGGCCCAGCTGGGTAAGGAGTGGCTGCCGTTGCCGCTGCCGTTTCTCGACCAAGGCTATCTTGTGGCCGAGCGCGGCGCTGACCAATCGGGCCAGGAGCAGCAGGGTCAAGAGGATGACATCGAGCCCTGGACTGTGGGGCTGTTTTTGCAGCTTCAGGAACTTGGCGCGCTGAATATCCACGTGGTCAGTCAGGGTGGCGGGATCAACGTCCGGGTGCTCTGCGAGACCCGCGAAGCAGCCCACCAGTTCGAAACCGCTCGTCAGGAATTAGTGGACACCGTTCAGGCTTTGCCGGTGAAGAAGTTGCAGATCGGGATCGGGGCAGAAGATCCGAGTCAGCACTTGCTGCGGCTCATTGTGCCGGAGGGGGAGCGGTCGTTTGAGGCGTGGGTGTAG
- the tnpA gene encoding IS66 family insertion sequence element accessory protein TnpA encodes MDDHSQGDKQNVSSTAEYWLEHIRKWKESGLSKAEYCRQNELTKHRFYYRCQRLQRVAPEEGTAVALPFQASDLVSSRSSLTITVGERFHVAVGGDFHPPVLQKLIQTLEQMP; translated from the coding sequence ATGGACGACCATTCCCAGGGCGATAAGCAAAACGTATCCAGCACGGCCGAGTACTGGCTGGAGCACATTCGCAAGTGGAAGGAAAGCGGCTTGAGCAAGGCCGAATACTGCCGGCAAAATGAATTAACCAAGCATAGGTTCTACTACCGTTGCCAGCGGCTCCAGCGAGTTGCCCCAGAAGAGGGCACCGCCGTTGCCTTGCCGTTTCAAGCCAGCGATCTCGTCTCGAGCCGCTCCAGCCTGACGATCACCGTTGGTGAACGCTTCCACGTCGCCGTGGGAGGGGATTTCCACCCGCCTGTTTTGCAAAAGCTCATCCAGACCCTGGAGCAGATGCCGTGA
- a CDS encoding IS110 family transposase, producing MGLIGRLRQEPIKTDFRDAEMLARVAKMDPKLLRPIEHRSADAQARLAILQARDALVKSRTSLINHVRGTVKCAGERLPKCSAASFHKKAPEHIPSELKAALLPLIEQIANFTEGIKKYEHEVTHLSRTHYPETEVLRQVPGVGPITALAFVLTLEDKDRFTKSRDVGPFLGLVPKRDQSGDTDKQLRITKCGNSQLRTLLVNVAHYVLGPFGADSELRRFGQRIAARGGTIAKKRAVVAVARKLAVLLHRLWVTGEEYHPFYCHKDSTVEAA from the coding sequence ATGGGTTTAATTGGACGCTTACGGCAGGAGCCGATCAAAACAGACTTTCGCGACGCTGAGATGTTGGCCCGGGTGGCCAAGATGGATCCCAAACTCTTGCGCCCCATTGAGCACCGAAGCGCAGATGCACAAGCCAGGCTGGCCATCCTGCAAGCCCGTGATGCGCTGGTAAAAAGCAGGACCTCTCTTATCAACCACGTTCGAGGGACCGTAAAATGCGCCGGGGAACGCCTGCCGAAATGCAGCGCCGCCAGCTTCCACAAAAAAGCACCGGAGCATATCCCCAGTGAACTCAAAGCAGCCCTGCTGCCGTTGATAGAACAAATTGCCAATTTCACTGAAGGGATAAAAAAATACGAGCACGAAGTGACACACCTCAGCCGCACCCACTACCCTGAGACAGAAGTGTTGCGACAAGTCCCCGGCGTTGGGCCGATCACAGCCTTGGCGTTCGTTTTGACGCTCGAAGATAAGGACCGTTTCACCAAGAGCCGAGATGTAGGGCCATTTCTAGGCTTGGTTCCCAAAAGGGACCAATCCGGGGATACCGACAAGCAGCTACGCATCACGAAATGCGGTAACTCCCAGTTGCGCACCTTGCTGGTCAATGTCGCTCACTACGTCCTGGGCCCATTTGGGGCTGATAGTGAGCTGCGACGATTCGGGCAGCGCATTGCCGCGAGAGGGGGCACGATCGCCAAGAAACGGGCTGTGGTAGCTGTGGCGCGCAAACTGGCGGTTTTGCTCCACCGACTGTGGGTGACGGGGGAGGAGTATCACCCCTTTTATTGCCACAAGGATTCCACCGTCGAAGCTGCATAA
- a CDS encoding EscU/YscU/HrcU family type III secretion system export apparatus switch protein yields MTQDKRKGAVALKYERSKDDAPRVVASGQGRLAERILATAEEADVPLREDPDLLEVLAQVPVGDEIPEDLYQAVAEILAFVYRLNGRQE; encoded by the coding sequence ATGACCCAAGACAAACGCAAAGGCGCAGTTGCCCTCAAATACGAACGCAGTAAAGACGATGCTCCACGGGTTGTGGCCAGCGGTCAGGGTCGCCTTGCTGAACGCATCCTCGCCACAGCCGAGGAGGCCGACGTTCCCTTGCGTGAAGACCCGGACCTGCTGGAAGTCCTGGCCCAGGTCCCTGTCGGCGACGAAATCCCGGAAGACCTGTACCAAGCCGTGGCCGAAATCCTGGCCTTCGTCTACCGGTTGAATGGGAGGCAAGAGTGA